The following is a genomic window from Oceanispirochaeta sp. M1.
ACTTATATATTTCCGCACAATGTTTTTTTAATTAATATTTCTTATATATTTTGGATTATTTTTCAGATACTTTAGTACCCATGGCTGAATTGTATAAGGAAAACTTTGTAACGAACCTGGAATTCCTAATTGAGATGATCTAAAAATCAATCCCTTTGCTTCTAAACTTCCAGTTGTACCCTCACAAGGAGTCGCATGTATTGATGATAGATTTTCCTGTAAATACCGATTCATAAAGGATTTCTCATCATTTGATAATGATTTTATATGTGAACGTAGTGATTTGAAATAAAGTTGTTGCTCAATTTGATTTTGAATTATAAATCCTATGCTCAGGATAAAAAATATTGAAAAGATGGGTTTCAAAACTACTATTATTTGTTCAATTCCCATTTTCTCTAACACAATATTTGGGATAAGAAAAATTATAAAAAAATATAATAATATATAAGTTAATGAGACATGAACTGAAGGTTTAATTCTGTTAAAAAGGTTGATAATAAATTCTTTCAAATTAACAATCCTCATCTTCTTTAGAAAATGGATTTAACACAATAACTTCCTTCTTTTTAAAATCATATGTCATTATCAACTTGCCACTATACATAATATTCCCATTTTGTTTTATTACGTCTAAAACCCGAGTTTCATTCATCAAGCAAGATTCTATATATTTAGAAATAACTTCATTGGCAATTTGAAAATCTTTAAAATTAATCTCGCTTGGGAAAATAAATTTAAAATGAACCTTTGGTTGTACTTCATATAAAATAGAAAAATGATTTGAATATTTCTTTCTCACCTTTTTGGGTGAATCGGTTCCAGTATAAGTTTGAATGTTAACTATTTTATTTTTTCCTATTATTTTTTTACCCAAGCTATTAATTCCATTTTTCAATAGATAATAATGATCTTTGCCCATTTCACTAAAAAACGATTTCAAATATGGTTGTAAAATTATGACTGAAATTAATGAAGGCATTAACCACTCTATACCTGCATATGGACCTTTTTCCTGTTGTTTATATATTAGGATATCTAATTCTGAGTCTTGTAGATGTTTCTCAAAATCATCCGCCAATAGAGAAGGTAATTTTTCATTATAGATAAGAGCGATATCTTGTTTTGAAAAATCAATCTTCTCGTGATCAATAGAATCTAATTTATGGATCATTATTTGATATATCTCCTATTTCTCTTTTGTTCTGTAGAACTATCTTTTAAGCTGCTGCTCGTAAGCTGGCGGATTCTGTGCCTGCGAAGCAGAATTGCACAGAATATGACAGTAGAGCTGTCTGCTTCAAAAGCTTGTTCTACAGACATTTACAATGAATTCTTGAAAATTACATATAAAACTAAAGACAAAATATTAATGAATAATATATCCATTATGATTGAACAATACTTGTTCTTTTTATATAGGATTCCAGAAACTTCATACAACTGATCAGTAATTATTCTTTCCATTTTTTTAATACTTAATGTTCTAGTTCTTTTCATTAGTTTAGATTTTGAGTTTAATGCTACATGCTCAAAATAATATAGGGAATAGTTATTCTTCTTATAATGCTTTGCATACCTTGGCTTAAGGATTTTATGTATAGAAAGAAATAGGATAGTAATTATAGAAATACAGAATATTAACCCAAAAAGAAATGTTGATATGCTAAAAAAGGATAAGTTATAGAAACTAAATTCTAAACTGTTAAAAATAGTAATGAATACAGAAATCTCTATTCCACATAATATAAGTACAGATCCTACTTTTTGATCTGTAAATCTTATTAGCTCTTGGGTATTATTGTAACTATTTAATAAAAAATCGATATCTTTCAATTTAAACTAACCTTTCATTCCATCATCTATCCATTTATCAAATGTTGATTTAACAATATTTGCATCATAAATAGTGCCATATTTATTAGTATTTCTTTTATTGAACCAATTTTTTGCCTCTTCCCCTGAATCTTTAACCATTTGATCAATTATATTATCATATGTACAATAAGAAATTACTATTGATTTATATCCATCTCTATTACCAAGAGATGATAGATTAGAAGCTTTTGTAACAGCATCGCCAATCCAAACTTTGCTATTGATACCAGTATCTTTTCTTCCAGCTTTAACAACTAGTTCCTTAGAAGTAGAGATACCAATTCCGACCTTGATGTTAGGAAAATCTTTATCATCCAGTAATTTATTAATCATTTTCATAAACGTATTGATATAAAATGACATCTGCAAAATATCATAAATATCGCTTTTCTGTGGTGTAGTGAATATTGAATATACACAGTCTCCCCTTATTCCAATTTCACGTAGATTTTCATTTTTTCTTAATATTTCTATAATTTCAGAAGAAAACGACCTTATTATTTTTGAAACCTTCTCTTTATCCTCATCAGTAAATAAATCAGAAGAATCCCTAATATCGATAAATATAGCAGTAACCCAACTATAGTAAGAGTTTGTGTATGTAAATTGATCATCGCCTGGCAATTTATCTACTTCGTTTACCTTCATTTTATTGTTGAGTATATTCTTTATTCTCGTTTTACCTTCTTTGTAATCGTAATCAGCCAATTAAACTTCCTTTTATTGTTCTACTGCGAGATATAATCTCTAACTTATATATTTCCGCACAATGTTTTTTTAATTAATATTTCTTATATATTTTGGATTATTTTTCAGATACTTTAGTACCCATGGCTGAATTGTATAAGGAAAACTTTGTAACGAACCTGGAATTCCTAATTGAGATGATCTAAAAATCAATCCCTTTGCTTCTAAACTTCCAGTTGTACCCTCACAAGGAGTCGCATGTATTGATGATAGATTTTCCTGTAAATACCGATTCATAAAGGATTTCTCATCATTTGATAATGATTTTATATGTGAACGTAGTGATTTGAAATAAAGTTGTTGCTCAATTTGATTTTGAATTATAAATCCTATGCTCAGGATAAAAAATATTGAAAAGATGGGTTTCAAAACTACTATTATTTGTTCAATTCCCATTTTCTCTAACACAATATTTGGGATAAGAAAAATTATAAAAAAATATAATAATATATAAGTTAATGAGACATGAACTGAAGGTTTAATTCTGTTAAAAAGGTTGATAATAAATTCTTTCAAATTAACAATCCTCATCTTCTTTAGAAAATGGATTTAACACAATAACTTCCTTCTTTTTAAAATCATATGTCATTATCAACTTGCCACTATACATAATATTCCCATTTTGTTTTATTACGTCTAAAACCCGAGTTTCATTCATCAAGCAAGATTCTATATATTTAGAAATAACTTCATTGGCAATTTGAAAATCTTTAAAATTAATCTCGCTTGGGAAAATAAATTTAAAATGAACCTTTGGTTGTACTTCATATAAAATAGAAAAATGATTTGAATATTTCTTTCTCACCTTTTTGGGTGAATCGGTTCCAGTATAAGTTTGAATGTTAACTATTTTATTCTTTCCTATTATTTTTTTACCCAAGCTATTAATTCCATTTTTCAATAGATAATAATGATCTTTGCCCATTTCACTAAAAAACGATTTCAAATATGGTTGTAAAATTATGACTGAAATTAATGAAGGCATTAACCACTCTATACCTGCATATGGACCTTTTTCCTGTTGTTTATATATTAGGATATCTAATTCTGAGTCTTGTAGATGTTTCTCAAAATCATCCGCCAATAGAGAAGGTAATTTTTCATTATAGATAAGAGCGATATCTTGTTTTGAAAAATCAATCTTCTCGTGATCAATAGAATCTAATTTATGGATCATTATTTGATATATCTCCTATTTCTCTTTTGTTCTGTAGAACGCCCGCATCAGCTGCAACTTTGTCCCATAGGGTTGGCGCCCTTTTTGAGAATTCAAAAAGGGTGACAAAAAAGTTGTCAGTTGCATGCGATTGTTAGATTGCAACAATTAAATCAATATTTTTTCTATCAATGAATTTATGTCTTTATCTTCTATCTCTTTTATTGTTGTCGTATGAAACATTGAATGATGTACCTTATTAAAGAGTTCAAAAAAATTACTTAAATCAATACCGAATTTTGTTTTTGGTGGAGTAATATTTTCTGAGAATTGTATCATCTTCCATTCACCGTAATTACTGCCATCAATTTTCTGTAAAATCAAGTTAAATCCGAATTCATTATCACCAATCTTAAAACTGGTTTCAGCAAGACCAATTTGAATTATATTTTTTTCTATAAAAAAACTATCTTTTGGTTTTTGCATTATAAAACCTTGATTTCTTTGCTTTTGAAATTCTATTGATCGCTCTTTCTGCTCTTTATCATTTCTTTCAATTGCTTCATTATTCATGAATTCTATTTGTATGCTTTTGTTACCAAAAGAGATTGTCATCTTTCTTGTCGTTGAAAGTTCATTATACGATTGTTCTTTTATAGTCAATTTACCATCTTCAAGGCGTTCATTAATGGAATTAACTTTATTCTTAAATTGATTAAGTAGTTCGCTAATTTCGAAATTAATAAATTTTATCCATTCTTTCTTTTTTTCTGCTTCTTGTTGAGTTTTCAATTCAATTGCCTTGCTTTTCTGTAATGCAATATTTCCTAATTGAGCTAATCTTTCAGTGTCATTTTCATCCGTTTGATGTATTGATTTGGCACTATTAATAGCATCTATAATTTCATCAATAGTCTTATACCGTTGATTTGGCCTTTTATTTGACATTTTTTGTATGATCTGATCAAGTTTAATTAAGTTTCCATTTCGATTTTTTGAAATACTAGGAAATGGCGTAAAAAGGTGACATTCTCTCCACTCTAGTTCAGTATTTGCATTATAGGGTAGATGTCCTGTAACAATCTCAAAAAAGATAATTCCGAGGGAGTAAATATCCATTAATAAAGTATTAGAATCCCCAGTCCAACATTCAGGAGACATATATGGAATTGTTCCGCCCCCTTTAAAAGAACGAGTACGAGTTTTTTCATCAATATATTTAGCTAAACCAAAATCTGTTATGAGTAATGAATTATTCGAATCGACGAGAATGTTTTCTGGTTTAAGATCTCTATGAACGATATATTTATGGATCTCTCTCATTCCATTTAAAATATCGAAAAACATATCAAAACATCTATCTATTGATGTCTTTTCATTAATCAATGGTCGAAGATTACCATTCTCAAAATAGTCTTGGATCATAAAAAGATAATCATTTCCGTCTATTTCTATTTTTCCTGATTTTAATGATGAGACAACATTCATATGAGAAAATTTCTCACTTATATCTAGTTCCGTTTTAAGTAAAGATTCATAATCTGGTAAATCAATGAAAACTAATTTAATGACTATATCCTTACCTGATTTTTTTTCCTTTCCCTTATATATTTCTCCCATACCACCTTTTTTAAAGAAAGTAAAATCTTCATATATATTAC
Proteins encoded in this region:
- a CDS encoding super-infection exclusion protein B; translation: MKEFIINLFNRIKPSVHVSLTYILLYFFIIFLIPNIVLEKMGIEQIIVVLKPIFSIFFILSIGFIIQNQIEQQLYFKSLRSHIKSLSNDEKSFMNRYLQENLSSIHATPCEGTTGSLEAKGLIFRSSQLGIPGSLQSFPYTIQPWVLKYLKNNPKYIRNIN
- a CDS encoding adenylate/guanylate cyclase domain-containing protein, with the translated sequence MADYDYKEGKTRIKNILNNKMKVNEVDKLPGDDQFTYTNSYYSWVTAIFIDIRDSSDLFTDEDKEKVSKIIRSFSSEIIEILRKNENLREIGIRGDCVYSIFTTPQKSDIYDILQMSFYINTFMKMINKLLDDKDFPNIKVGIGISTSKELVVKAGRKDTGINSKVWIGDAVTKASNLSSLGNRDGYKSIVISYCTYDNIIDQMVKDSGEEAKNWFNKRNTNKYGTIYDANIVKSTFDKWIDDGMKG
- a CDS encoding serine/threonine-protein kinase produces the protein MTIPEINDENGNIYEDFTFFKKGGMGEIYKGKEKKSGKDIVIKLVFIDLPDYESLLKTELDISEKFSHMNVVSSLKSGKIEIDGNDYLFMIQDYFENGNLRPLINEKTSIDRCFDMFFDILNGMREIHKYIVHRDLKPENILVDSNNSLLITDFGLAKYIDEKTRTRSFKGGGTIPYMSPECWTGDSNTLLMDIYSLGIIFFEIVTGHLPYNANTELEWRECHLFTPFPSISKNRNGNLIKLDQIIQKMSNKRPNQRYKTIDEIIDAINSAKSIHQTDENDTERLAQLGNIALQKSKAIELKTQQEAEKKKEWIKFINFEISELLNQFKNKVNSINERLEDGKLTIKEQSYNELSTTRKMTISFGNKSIQIEFMNNEAIERNDKEQKERSIEFQKQRNQGFIMQKPKDSFFIEKNIIQIGLAETSFKIGDNEFGFNLILQKIDGSNYGEWKMIQFSENITPPKTKFGIDLSNFFELFNKVHHSMFHTTTIKEIEDKDINSLIEKILI